TATTCGATCAGTCCCGATGGCGAACGGTTTCCGCTCCCGAGTGAGGCGGACTACGCCGCGGAGTTTGAACGGTTGCAGAAGATCGTGGCCGAGCAGCGCCGGCAGGGCCGCGAGATCGTCGTCGTCGTGGGCGTGGGCTTCGTCGGGGCCGTCATGGCTGCGGTCGTTGCCGATACCGTCGACAAGGCGACCGGCAAGCCGAGCAAGTTCGTCATCGGCATGCAGCGGCCGAGCCCGCGGAGTTTCTGGAAGATCGGCTACCTCAACCGCGGCATCCCTCCCGTGAAGGCCGAGGACCCGGAGGTGGATGCCATTATTCCTCGCTGCGTCAAGGAAAAAGGCACACTGGTCGCCACGTACACAAACGAGGCGCTCAAGCTGGCCGACGTTGTGGTCGTGGACGTGCAGTGCGACTACATCAAGAAGGACCTGGGCAATCTGGTCACCGGTCACACGGACATGGCCGCTCTGGAGAAGAGCTTCGAGGTCATTGGGCGATACATCCCCCCGAGTTGCCTCGTCCTGATCGAGACGACGGTCGCCCCGGGCACCACCGAATACGTCGCGTTTCCCATCCTCAAGCGGGCATTTGAGGAACGCAAGGTTGAGTCCGAGCCCTTGCTTGCCCACAGCTTTGAGCGGGTCATGCCCGGCCGCAACTACGTTGCCAGCATTCGCGACTTCTGGCGGGTGTGCAGCGGCGTCAACGAGGAAAGCCGCCGCCGTGTCACGAAGTTTCTGTCCGAGGTGCTCAACGTCGAGAAGTTTCCTCTCACCGTCCTTGACAGACCCATCGAAAGCGAGACCACCAAGATCGTCGAGAACAGTTTCCGGGCCACGATGCTGGCCTTCCTCGACGAATGGAGCCTTTTCGCTGAACGCAACGGCGTCGATCTGATCAAGGTCGTCAACGCCATCAAGGTCCGGCCGACGCACAACAACATCATCTTTCCGGGGCCCGGCATCGGTGGCTATTGCCTTCCCAAGGACGGCGGCCTGGGCATGTGGGCTTACCGGCACCTGATGGGCTTCGAGGATGACATCTTCAAAATCACGCCGACCGCCATCAACGTGAACGATACCCGGGCGCTGCACGTTGCCGAGCTCACCCGCGACGCCCTCCGCAACATGGGCAAGATCGTGGCGGCGGCCCGCATCACCCTGCTCGGGGCGGCGTAT
The genomic region above belongs to Phycisphaerae bacterium and contains:
- a CDS encoding nucleotide sugar dehydrogenase; translated protein: MEYSISPDGERFPLPSEADYAAEFERLQKIVAEQRRQGREIVVVVGVGFVGAVMAAVVADTVDKATGKPSKFVIGMQRPSPRSFWKIGYLNRGIPPVKAEDPEVDAIIPRCVKEKGTLVATYTNEALKLADVVVVDVQCDYIKKDLGNLVTGHTDMAALEKSFEVIGRYIPPSCLVLIETTVAPGTTEYVAFPILKRAFEERKVESEPLLAHSFERVMPGRNYVASIRDFWRVCSGVNEESRRRVTKFLSEVLNVEKFPLTVLDRPIESETTKIVENSFRATMLAFLDEWSLFAERNGVDLIKVVNAIKVRPTHNNIIFPGPGIGGYCLPKDGGLGMWAYRHLMGFEDDIFKITPTAINVNDTRALHVAELTRDALRNMGKIVAAARITLLGAAYREDVGDTRYSGSELVVRKLTEMGAEMRVHDPYVQHWWELEAQDTYPSPGHSWARFFRNQERLKDIRVQKDLAEALKGADAVILAVRHKPYLELSPDDVVRMAGRPTCVIDCFGILDDNRIRRYFELGCEVKGLGRGHVKRIKDEVAARR